One window of Corynebacterium sp. P3-F1 genomic DNA carries:
- a CDS encoding HNH endonuclease — protein sequence MSKWSNFVRGEPARQEVLEVALDWIAQRDGVSIDNYMAKHRDDDDCNELQTYFTTVIDWAASVFKMTDSSMRGIAWNKLYEQYGDKGYDATEMTAEARELLSDSQVQSKKGIYEYLLGGKKETRLLSVRVFTEAVKKRVYKRQTDAAEKNGVSNCSYCALGHEGGKAKIWPLKDMDADHVAAWSKGGKTEESNCELLCKSHNRAKGNA from the coding sequence ATGTCGAAGTGGTCGAATTTCGTGCGCGGTGAACCCGCCCGCCAGGAGGTGCTTGAAGTCGCCCTCGACTGGATCGCTCAGCGTGACGGCGTGAGTATCGACAACTACATGGCTAAGCACCGCGATGACGACGACTGCAATGAACTGCAGACGTACTTCACCACCGTCATCGACTGGGCCGCAAGCGTGTTCAAGATGACGGACAGTTCCATGCGTGGAATCGCATGGAACAAGCTCTATGAGCAGTACGGCGACAAGGGCTACGACGCAACAGAGATGACCGCCGAAGCACGCGAGTTGCTTTCCGACTCGCAGGTTCAGTCGAAGAAGGGTATCTACGAGTACCTTCTCGGCGGCAAGAAAGAGACGCGGCTGCTTAGCGTGCGTGTCTTCACTGAGGCCGTCAAAAAGCGCGTGTACAAGCGCCAGACAGACGCCGCCGAGAAGAACGGTGTCTCGAACTGCTCGTATTGCGCCCTCGGTCACGAGGGGGGCAAGGCGAAGATCTGGCCGCTCAAGGATATGGACGCCGATCACGTCGCCGCCTGGTCGAAGGGCGGCAAGACCGAGGAAAGCAACTGCGAGCTGCTCTGCAAGTCCCACAACCGTGCCAAAGGTAACGCATAG
- a CDS encoding DUF4192 domain-containing protein: MSTHSHTLASHGEILANLPGILGFYPNNSLILAFFVDDEGVDTVRLGPVARFDLDEAVEKLTESRERFAAWVHHLELDAVIAYMISDDIAQPIFDETATYLTSGAVHLPPLLGVVQVPEIVTGAAWWSVYQHPLIDEPRHGVVGEVAASAALRQMLEHTGELPEPSKDDIEARLNSTDHGIDAAEHADIIEDALAYIPPMFSDVLQREYEQAAAGMTQPSTRAVRSALKCFTTPRLRDTLLAALLDEPQAGLAFIEKVMRAVPTSWPGMRAQLTATVAVLAHATGQPGLAGVAAQRATEIGPDENFPSLVAKLTDIGQGERMVELVREGAEKTRTILFAE, encoded by the coding sequence ATGTCCACCCATTCTCACACGCTTGCATCCCACGGCGAGATCCTCGCGAACCTCCCCGGCATCCTCGGGTTCTACCCGAACAACTCGCTGATCCTCGCGTTCTTCGTCGATGACGAGGGCGTCGACACCGTCCGCCTCGGCCCGGTCGCGCGGTTCGACCTGGACGAGGCCGTGGAGAAGCTCACCGAGAGCCGCGAGCGGTTCGCAGCGTGGGTCCACCACCTCGAACTCGACGCTGTTATCGCGTACATGATCAGCGACGACATTGCACAGCCGATCTTCGACGAGACGGCCACGTACCTCACCAGCGGGGCAGTGCACCTACCGCCGCTGCTCGGGGTGGTGCAGGTGCCTGAGATCGTCACCGGGGCTGCGTGGTGGTCCGTGTATCAGCATCCGCTCATCGACGAGCCGCGCCACGGCGTTGTCGGCGAGGTCGCCGCATCGGCGGCGCTGCGGCAGATGCTAGAGCACACCGGCGAGCTGCCGGAGCCGAGCAAAGACGACATCGAGGCACGGTTGAACAGCACCGATCACGGCATCGACGCTGCCGAGCACGCCGACATCATCGAAGACGCGCTGGCGTATATCCCGCCCATGTTCTCCGACGTGCTGCAGCGTGAGTACGAGCAGGCGGCGGCAGGGATGACCCAGCCGAGCACTCGCGCTGTTCGGTCTGCGCTGAAATGCTTCACCACGCCGCGCCTGCGAGACACGCTGCTCGCGGCGCTGCTCGATGAGCCGCAGGCTGGCCTTGCGTTCATAGAGAAGGTTATGCGCGCTGTCCCGACCAGCTGGCCGGGGATGCGGGCGCAGCTCACCGCCACTGTCGCAGTGCTCGCGCACGCCACCGGCCAGCCGGGACTAGCTGGCGTGGCTGCGCAGCGAGCCACCGAGATCGGGCCAGACGAGAACTTCCCGTCGCTGGTGGCGAAGCTGACCGATATCGGCCAGGGCGAGCGGATGGTCGAGCTTGTCCGCGAAGGCGCCGAGAAGACCCGCACGATCTTGTTTGCCGAGTAG
- a CDS encoding single-stranded DNA-binding protein: MSNPFNNGTIVGNAARAPKLFEHANGGATVKLSVYARNTFKNKATGKVESEIVELTGYVQDAKNPGVFGCIGSGDRVAVSYSLKTDVYTDKDGQKQYPLVARIDTVQLIDSKKESAARAARRGGEAANAALAGADADNDEAPF; encoded by the coding sequence ATGTCCAACCCCTTCAACAACGGCACCATCGTCGGCAACGCAGCTCGCGCACCGAAGCTGTTCGAGCACGCAAACGGTGGCGCGACGGTGAAACTCAGCGTCTATGCGCGCAACACCTTCAAGAACAAGGCCACCGGCAAGGTGGAAAGCGAGATCGTGGAGCTGACCGGCTACGTCCAGGACGCTAAGAACCCCGGCGTGTTCGGCTGCATCGGCTCCGGCGATCGTGTCGCGGTGAGCTACTCGCTGAAAACCGACGTCTACACCGACAAGGACGGCCAGAAGCAGTACCCGCTGGTCGCCCGTATCGACACCGTGCAGCTGATCGACTCCAAGAAAGAGTCCGCTGCGCGCGCAGCCCGTCGCGGAGGCGAGGCGGCGAACGCCGCCCTGGCTGGCGCTGACGCCGACAACGACGAAGCACCGTTCTAA
- a CDS encoding ATP-binding cassette domain-containing protein: protein MSLASPNQSPTLPPEISTSHLCLAAESTFSVGRSTRMVKKSLVENATFSLPGPGFVAICGASGSGKTLLLNTLAGLLPPADGLLRIDGENASAWRMKRRRRFWRERAAIIHQDHGIIPELSCEDNLTLGLSRKQYSKEELLHSLGEVGLDVPFDGPAAILSGGEQQRLAIARALLRGAAYVFADEPTASLDPTNRDQVIALLRRAADGGALVLAATHDAAVIAAADSTLRINDRQVTVSGSARD from the coding sequence ATGTCATTGGCTAGCCCCAATCAGTCCCCCACTCTGCCGCCGGAGATTTCCACCTCTCATCTCTGTCTCGCCGCGGAGTCGACTTTTTCTGTGGGGCGCAGCACGCGGATGGTGAAGAAGTCCCTCGTGGAAAATGCAACGTTTTCCCTACCCGGGCCAGGCTTTGTCGCCATCTGTGGAGCCAGCGGTTCCGGAAAGACTTTGCTGCTCAACACCTTGGCCGGGCTCCTGCCGCCGGCGGACGGCCTCCTCCGGATAGACGGTGAGAATGCCTCCGCGTGGAGGATGAAGCGGAGGCGGAGGTTCTGGCGAGAACGCGCAGCGATAATCCACCAAGACCACGGAATCATTCCCGAACTAAGCTGCGAAGATAACCTCACCCTCGGGCTATCCAGGAAGCAATACTCCAAAGAAGAATTGCTGCACTCCCTCGGCGAAGTCGGTCTTGATGTCCCCTTCGACGGGCCGGCAGCTATTCTCAGCGGAGGCGAGCAGCAGCGGCTGGCGATCGCCCGAGCCCTGCTCCGCGGCGCGGCTTATGTGTTCGCTGACGAGCCGACCGCCTCCCTCGACCCCACTAACCGCGACCAAGTTATCGCGCTCCTGCGGCGAGCTGCGGACGGGGGCGCACTCGTTCTGGCCGCCACGCACGATGCCGCAGTTATTGCTGCCGCTGACAGCACCTTGCGCATCAATGATCGCCAGGTCACAGTCTCCGGCTCTGCGCGGGATTAA
- a CDS encoding IS6 family transposase has product MDIFSGRHFPREIILWAVRWYCRYGVSYRDLEEMMTERGVPVDHTTIYRWVQKYAPELDKHTRWYRQVPDWQARSWRVDETYIRVGGTWCYLYRAITAGGQTLDFYLSPKRNVAAAKRFLAKTLRSNTITGFPRVINTDKAPSLARAIAELKSEGICPQTVEHRQVKYLNNVIEGDHGRLKRILGPKGAFKNRTSAYRTLKGMEAMHSLRKGQGAMFAYEQPNPDAVIVSRVFEAA; this is encoded by the coding sequence ATGGACATCTTCTCCGGTCGGCATTTCCCCCGTGAAATCATCCTGTGGGCGGTGCGGTGGTACTGCCGCTACGGCGTGAGCTACCGCGATCTCGAAGAGATGATGACCGAGCGGGGTGTGCCAGTCGATCACACCACGATCTACCGCTGGGTGCAGAAATACGCCCCTGAGTTGGATAAGCACACTCGGTGGTACCGGCAGGTACCCGACTGGCAGGCCCGGTCCTGGCGGGTGGATGAGACCTATATTCGGGTCGGCGGCACGTGGTGCTATCTCTACCGGGCTATTACCGCCGGTGGGCAGACCCTGGATTTTTACCTGTCCCCAAAGCGTAACGTCGCCGCAGCGAAGCGTTTCCTGGCCAAGACCCTGAGGTCGAACACGATAACCGGGTTCCCGCGGGTGATCAACACCGATAAAGCACCCTCCCTGGCCAGGGCAATCGCCGAGTTGAAGTCAGAGGGAATCTGCCCGCAGACCGTGGAACACCGGCAGGTGAAATACCTCAATAACGTCATTGAAGGAGATCATGGGCGGCTGAAACGGATCCTCGGACCGAAGGGGGCGTTCAAAAACCGGACCTCGGCGTACCGGACGTTGAAAGGGATGGAAGCGATGCACTCATTACGGAAAGGCCAGGGCGCGATGTTTGCCTACGAGCAACCGAACCCGGATGCGGTGATCGTCAGCCGGGTGTTCGAGGCTGCCTGA
- a CDS encoding type IIL restriction-modification enzyme MmeI, whose translation MLRARERHPQRSLAEHYNPLSMDPILLKAHNNLDREVDKAFDVARKLTNERQRQELLFASYGELARGYVSSLSSKSKPPAGSFPVRVILIGPAAGCRTLSLATPGTMTVPDENTSLP comes from the coding sequence GTGCTGCGGGCACGCGAGCGGCACCCCCAGCGGTCACTCGCGGAGCACTACAACCCGTTATCGATGGACCCAATTCTGCTCAAGGCCCACAACAACTTGGACCGGGAAGTCGATAAGGCTTTCGATGTGGCACGCAAACTCACCAACGAGCGCCAGCGCCAGGAGCTACTGTTCGCCAGCTACGGGGAGTTGGCGAGGGGCTATGTCTCCTCGCTTTCATCAAAATCGAAACCACCAGCAGGGTCGTTCCCCGTGCGGGTGATTTTGATCGGTCCCGCTGCTGGGTGTAGAACCCTGTCGCTGGCAACGCCGGGAACTATGACTGTGCCCGACGAGAACACGTCACTGCCATAA
- a CDS encoding recombinase family protein, whose protein sequence is MLIGYARVSTSKQGQSLDTQRDALIDAGCDPQHIYSDTISGTKWQRPGLDDALAYMRPDDTLVVTRLDRLGRSLADTVNTIADLAERDINVKVLEPALDTSKPTDKVVINVMASLAEWERDLLVQRTREGVAHARAQGRVAGPKPKLSAEQAQIAKELIEGGKSLSAVGRTFNVSRPTIYRALKRIDADT, encoded by the coding sequence ATGCTCATCGGTTACGCCCGCGTTTCCACCTCGAAGCAGGGGCAGTCACTCGACACCCAGCGCGACGCCCTGATCGACGCTGGTTGCGACCCTCAGCACATCTACTCAGACACCATCTCCGGCACGAAATGGCAACGGCCTGGCCTCGATGACGCGCTGGCGTACATGCGCCCCGACGACACGCTCGTTGTCACACGCTTGGACAGGCTCGGCCGCAGCCTCGCGGACACCGTGAACACCATCGCTGACCTCGCCGAGCGCGACATCAACGTCAAGGTGTTGGAGCCAGCGCTGGACACGTCGAAGCCCACCGACAAGGTGGTCATCAACGTCATGGCAAGTCTTGCCGAGTGGGAGCGTGACCTGCTTGTCCAGCGCACCCGTGAAGGCGTGGCGCACGCCCGCGCACAGGGCAGGGTCGCCGGCCCGAAGCCGAAGCTCAGCGCTGAGCAGGCCCAGATCGCTAAGGAGCTTATCGAGGGCGGCAAGTCCCTCAGCGCAGTAGGCAGGACATTCAACGTCTCGCGGCCGACGATCTATCGCGCTCTCAAGCGCATTGACGCCGACACTTAG
- the ychF gene encoding redox-regulated ATPase YchF has product MSLTLGIVGLPNVGKSTLFNALTRNEVLAANYPFATIEPNVGLVPLPDKRLDRLAEIFGSAEILPATVSFVDIAGIVKGASEGEGMGNAFLANIREADAICQVVRAFSDDNVIHVDGKVDPASDISVINTELILADLQTIEKALPRLEKEGRKDKDISAQAEEAKKAQAILENDRTLFAASKAGEIDLALVRDLHLMTAKPFLYVFNSDEGVLTDEAKKAELRELVGPAEAVFLDAQTETELLELDEEDAAELLAAVGQDEPGLSTLARAGFETLGLQTYLTAGPKESRAWTIHKGDTAPKAAGVIHTDFEKGFIKAEIVAFDDLDELGSMAEARANGKVRQEGKDYVMADGDVVEFRFNVT; this is encoded by the coding sequence GTGAGCCTTACTCTTGGAATTGTCGGTCTTCCCAATGTGGGTAAATCCACCCTGTTCAACGCGCTGACCCGCAACGAGGTCTTGGCGGCGAACTACCCCTTCGCCACCATTGAGCCGAATGTCGGTCTGGTGCCGCTGCCGGACAAGCGCTTGGACCGTCTCGCGGAGATCTTCGGTTCCGCGGAGATCCTGCCGGCGACGGTGTCGTTCGTGGACATCGCCGGCATTGTCAAGGGCGCCTCTGAGGGCGAGGGCATGGGCAATGCTTTCCTGGCCAACATTCGTGAGGCGGATGCGATCTGCCAGGTGGTGCGCGCCTTCTCCGACGACAACGTCATTCACGTCGACGGCAAGGTGGACCCGGCCAGCGACATCTCCGTGATCAACACCGAGCTGATCCTCGCCGACCTCCAGACGATTGAGAAGGCGCTGCCTCGTCTTGAAAAGGAAGGCCGCAAGGACAAGGACATCTCAGCGCAGGCGGAAGAGGCGAAGAAGGCTCAGGCGATCCTGGAGAATGACCGCACTCTCTTCGCCGCGTCCAAGGCTGGTGAAATCGACCTCGCGCTCGTGCGTGACCTTCACCTGATGACCGCGAAGCCGTTCCTTTACGTCTTCAACTCCGACGAGGGCGTGCTCACGGACGAGGCTAAGAAGGCGGAGCTGCGCGAGCTCGTCGGTCCTGCCGAGGCCGTGTTCCTCGACGCGCAGACCGAAACCGAGCTGCTCGAGCTCGACGAAGAGGATGCCGCAGAGCTTCTCGCGGCTGTCGGACAAGACGAGCCCGGCTTATCGACGTTGGCGCGCGCCGGCTTTGAAACCCTCGGACTCCAGACTTACCTGACTGCTGGCCCCAAGGAATCCCGCGCCTGGACCATCCACAAGGGCGACACCGCCCCGAAGGCTGCCGGGGTGATCCACACCGATTTTGAGAAGGGCTTCATCAAAGCCGAGATCGTCGCCTTCGACGACCTGGACGAGCTCGGTTCCATGGCCGAAGCGCGCGCCAACGGAAAGGTCCGCCAAGAGGGCAAGGATTACGTCATGGCCGACGGCGATGTCGTGGAGTTTCGTTTCAATGTAACCTGA
- the erm gene encoding 23S ribosomal RNA methyltransferase Erm has translation MSTYGYGRHEHGQNFLTDHKIINSIVDLVKQTSGPIIEIGPGSGALTHPISHLGRAITAVEVDAKLAAKLTKKTASASVEVVHDDFLNFPLPATPCVIVGNIPFHLTTAILRKLLHAPAWTAAVLLMQWEVARRRAGVGASTMMTAQWSPWFTFHLGSRVPRSAFRPQPNVDGGILVIRRVGDPKIPIEQRKAFQAMVHTVFTARGRGIGEILRRAGLFSSRSETQSWLRSRGIDPATLPPRLHTSDWIDLFQVTGSSSPRHRPISQSGSSQRPPQRKNRGRRR, from the coding sequence ATGTCTACATACGGATACGGCCGTCACGAACATGGCCAAAATTTTCTCACAGACCACAAGATCATCAACTCCATCGTCGATCTTGTAAAACAAACCTCCGGCCCCATCATTGAGATCGGGCCAGGAAGCGGTGCCCTCACTCACCCGATATCCCACTTGGGGAGGGCAATAACGGCAGTTGAGGTAGACGCAAAACTAGCTGCCAAACTCACAAAAAAGACCGCCTCGGCGTCGGTCGAAGTGGTCCATGATGATTTCCTCAACTTCCCGTTACCCGCCACTCCCTGCGTCATTGTGGGAAACATTCCCTTTCACCTCACCACTGCCATTCTTCGAAAGTTGTTGCATGCGCCGGCATGGACTGCCGCTGTACTCCTCATGCAGTGGGAAGTCGCTCGCCGCCGGGCCGGGGTAGGTGCAAGCACGATGATGACAGCTCAGTGGTCCCCATGGTTCACGTTTCACCTTGGTTCCCGAGTACCAAGGTCTGCTTTCCGGCCACAGCCAAACGTTGACGGGGGGATCTTAGTGATCCGCCGGGTGGGTGACCCGAAGATCCCGATAGAGCAACGCAAAGCCTTTCAGGCGATGGTGCACACCGTTTTCACCGCCCGGGGACGCGGGATAGGGGAAATTCTCCGAAGGGCAGGGTTGTTTTCATCACGTTCAGAGACACAATCATGGTTGCGCTCGCGAGGAATCGACCCCGCAACCCTACCTCCCAGATTGCACACCAGCGACTGGATCGATCTCTTCCAGGTGACTGGTTCCTCTTCACCGCGCCATCGGCCCATTTCACAATCGGGAAGTAGTCAACGCCCTCCTCAACGGAAAAATCGAGGCCGGCGGCGGTAA
- a CDS encoding recombinase family protein — protein sequence MTTRAAIYLRISLDAAMDGLAIDRQRQDCEALAEQRGWDVVHTYVDQSISASKKDVDRPDYDAMVASFERGEIDAIICWDLDRLTRQPWQLEEWIDRAEEQGLKLVTANGDADLATDGGRMYARIKAAVARGEIERKSMRQSRAQQQRAEQGRWYSGGVRPIGYTSTGEIIPPEAAAVLGMFRAVERGNSMRDIARALSGVDQPGLPDIPTTPRHMHTVVTERNARRRAEGQEEKPVPDAQPWAYTSLHSILRNPVYAGYSTYKKAKRKGVKNKYRRVTHIVRDPDTGEPVKGQWEPIVTPDLWWRVQNVLDDPDRLTNKERRNTRRHLGSGLYVCDECGNPVRTHADRYRCAACGLVRTHSVDDFVLAVIRARLGRDDLADLLPTVDDDEVNAIDDELAELRAKLARVQADYDEELIEARDLKRARNRYEPQIEKLETRRARLAGASALLDTTGYASPVDAFDNAELAVQRRVINTLCQVRLRRGVRGSKTFNPESVQIVWN from the coding sequence ATGACAACACGTGCTGCTATTTACCTCCGTATCTCGCTCGATGCTGCCATGGACGGCCTCGCCATCGACCGGCAGCGTCAGGACTGCGAAGCCCTTGCCGAGCAACGTGGCTGGGACGTCGTGCATACCTACGTCGATCAGTCGATCTCCGCGTCGAAGAAGGACGTGGACCGCCCCGACTACGACGCCATGGTGGCGTCTTTCGAGCGCGGCGAGATCGACGCGATCATTTGCTGGGACCTCGACCGCCTCACGCGACAGCCCTGGCAGCTCGAAGAGTGGATCGACAGAGCAGAAGAGCAGGGGCTGAAACTCGTCACCGCGAACGGTGATGCTGACCTTGCCACCGACGGCGGCAGAATGTACGCGCGCATCAAAGCAGCCGTGGCGCGCGGCGAGATCGAACGTAAAAGCATGCGCCAATCCCGTGCGCAACAGCAGCGCGCCGAGCAGGGACGCTGGTACTCCGGCGGTGTGCGCCCAATCGGCTACACCTCGACCGGCGAGATCATCCCACCCGAAGCCGCCGCCGTGCTCGGTATGTTCCGGGCTGTCGAGCGGGGCAACTCCATGCGCGACATTGCACGCGCCCTATCTGGGGTCGATCAACCGGGCTTGCCGGATATCCCGACCACGCCGCGCCATATGCACACCGTGGTCACAGAGCGCAACGCTCGACGCCGCGCTGAAGGCCAGGAAGAAAAGCCAGTTCCCGACGCGCAGCCGTGGGCCTATACGTCGTTGCACTCGATTCTGCGCAACCCCGTGTATGCCGGCTATTCCACCTACAAGAAGGCCAAACGCAAAGGCGTGAAGAACAAATACCGCCGTGTCACGCATATCGTCCGCGACCCCGATACCGGCGAGCCTGTGAAAGGGCAGTGGGAGCCGATCGTCACACCCGATTTGTGGTGGCGTGTGCAGAACGTGCTCGATGATCCCGACCGGCTGACCAACAAGGAGCGCCGGAACACTCGCCGCCATCTCGGCTCGGGTCTGTATGTCTGCGACGAGTGCGGCAACCCTGTGCGCACGCATGCCGACCGCTACCGCTGCGCCGCCTGTGGATTAGTGCGCACACATAGCGTCGATGATTTTGTGCTCGCCGTGATCCGCGCCCGCCTTGGCCGTGACGACCTGGCGGACCTGCTGCCGACTGTGGACGACGACGAGGTCAACGCCATCGACGACGAACTCGCTGAGCTTCGCGCAAAGCTCGCCCGCGTCCAGGCTGACTACGATGAGGAGCTTATCGAGGCCCGTGACCTCAAGCGCGCGCGAAACCGTTATGAGCCGCAGATCGAGAAACTCGAAACGCGCCGTGCCCGTCTTGCTGGCGCATCGGCGCTGCTCGACACAACCGGCTACGCCTCGCCCGTGGACGCCTTCGACAACGCAGAGCTTGCCGTGCAGCGCCGAGTCATCAACACCCTGTGCCAGGTGCGCCTGCGCCGTGGCGTGCGCGGAAGCAAGACCTTCAACCCCGAGTCAGTCCAGATCGTGTGGAACTAG
- a CDS encoding AI-2E family transporter — protein MKSAAQFSLRALIIVVLLGASFYLIGKFWAGVLPVILALIVCTVLSPITNFLRRHKVPEAFAALLSLLIFFAVLVFFVAIILPDILRNSRILVIQAGQGIQGLQLWLQNQETLPFDIDAEQLDTIIQDITTWMQNKAGAIAGGIFSGISTATSMSITLVVVVVLTFFFLKDGPKFLPWVRSATGGRAGLHATELLTRAWETLGGYIRAQALVSLIDAIFIGLGIWLVGVPMAFTLAVITFMAGFIPLVGAIVAGTLAVLIALVSLGFTEALIVLAIVIAVQQLEGNVLSPLLQSRAMNLHPVIILVSVTVGGGLFGLVGAFLAVPVAATLAVVFRYIQEMLRLHAGEVSASDLTFSTDVGRALAEAEERESNAARDELMSEHVWAPPSVDDPVNDQRDPHHTPGSTLVKQVKSINFRPRKEWKFENPFGSRKDSEDDVS, from the coding sequence ATGAAGTCCGCGGCCCAGTTCTCGCTGCGAGCGCTCATCATCGTGGTTCTGCTGGGCGCCAGTTTCTACCTCATCGGAAAATTCTGGGCCGGTGTCCTGCCCGTCATCCTCGCGCTGATCGTGTGCACGGTGCTGTCCCCGATCACGAACTTCCTGCGCCGCCACAAAGTGCCAGAAGCGTTTGCAGCGCTTCTGTCGCTGCTGATTTTCTTCGCGGTTCTGGTCTTTTTCGTGGCCATCATCCTGCCGGATATCCTGCGCAATTCACGCATTCTTGTCATCCAGGCCGGCCAAGGAATCCAGGGATTACAGCTGTGGCTGCAAAACCAGGAAACGCTGCCGTTCGACATTGACGCAGAACAGCTGGACACCATTATCCAGGACATCACAACATGGATGCAGAACAAGGCGGGCGCGATCGCCGGCGGCATCTTCAGTGGCATCAGCACCGCCACGTCGATGTCGATCACCCTAGTCGTCGTGGTGGTCCTCACTTTCTTCTTCCTCAAAGACGGCCCTAAATTCCTGCCGTGGGTCCGCAGCGCCACCGGCGGCCGCGCAGGCCTGCACGCAACGGAGCTGCTTACCCGCGCGTGGGAGACCCTCGGCGGCTACATCCGTGCGCAAGCTCTCGTTTCGCTTATCGACGCCATCTTCATCGGCCTAGGCATCTGGCTCGTCGGAGTCCCCATGGCGTTCACCCTGGCGGTGATCACCTTCATGGCCGGGTTCATTCCTCTCGTCGGCGCGATCGTCGCCGGTACCCTGGCGGTGCTGATCGCGCTCGTCTCCCTCGGTTTCACCGAAGCTCTCATCGTCCTCGCAATCGTCATCGCGGTGCAGCAACTCGAAGGCAATGTCCTGTCCCCACTACTGCAATCACGGGCGATGAACCTCCACCCCGTGATCATCCTTGTCTCCGTCACGGTCGGCGGCGGACTCTTCGGACTCGTCGGCGCCTTCCTCGCCGTTCCTGTCGCGGCCACCTTGGCGGTGGTGTTCCGCTACATCCAAGAGATGCTCCGCCTGCACGCCGGGGAAGTCAGCGCGAGCGATCTGACCTTCTCCACCGACGTCGGCAGAGCATTGGCCGAAGCAGAAGAACGCGAGAGCAATGCCGCACGCGACGAGCTCATGTCCGAGCACGTCTGGGCACCACCGTCGGTGGACGATCCGGTCAACGACCAACGGGACCCACACCACACGCCCGGGTCAACACTGGTCAAGCAGGTGAAATCGATCAATTTTCGGCCGCGGAAAGAATGGAAGTTCGAAAATCCGTTCGGTTCCCGCAAGGACAGCGAAGACGACGTGTCTTAA
- a CDS encoding pentapeptide repeat-containing protein, which yields MSNYDLTDINLEGSICKGCSFRGSMVAWANLKSADFTDADFTNAILSESDLRGATLTRANFTNAYLVPVTASPRQFSECTGLDASNAILYSP from the coding sequence ATGTCCAACTATGACCTGACGGATATCAATCTCGAAGGAAGCATATGCAAAGGATGCTCGTTTCGCGGCTCCATGGTGGCATGGGCTAACTTGAAATCGGCAGATTTCACCGACGCAGATTTTACGAACGCAATTCTTAGCGAGTCAGACCTTCGTGGAGCGACATTAACGCGCGCGAATTTTACGAACGCATATCTGGTACCTGTTACCGCCAGTCCAAGGCAATTCTCTGAATGTACAGGTTTGGATGCAAGTAATGCGATACTTTATAGCCCCTGA
- a CDS encoding helix-turn-helix domain-containing protein: MSEKDTTTAVAPRFYTLQELADLGVGSESTLRKAIKEGRLSFHRFGTAYRIRQDDLDAYLAAARRPAPQLFDGFVDAVVNAAPQLTDEQRQQLVTVLGGVKH; this comes from the coding sequence ATGTCCGAAAAGGACACGACTACCGCCGTCGCGCCACGCTTTTACACGCTGCAGGAACTCGCCGATCTCGGCGTCGGCTCCGAGTCCACGTTGCGAAAAGCTATTAAAGAGGGCCGTCTTTCATTCCACCGTTTCGGCACCGCCTATCGGATTCGCCAAGACGATCTCGACGCCTACCTCGCGGCCGCACGCCGCCCTGCCCCGCAGCTATTCGACGGCTTCGTCGATGCCGTCGTGAATGCAGCGCCCCAACTGACAGATGAGCAGCGCCAGCAGCTCGTCACGGTGCTGGGCGGTGTGAAGCACTAA
- a CDS encoding lactococcin 972 family bacteriocin, whose protein sequence is MTPKKRTRQFAALLIASALSVSVSNSAVASAEEFQDHGAKGGFASGVMAELLGEAAPAFTTYWASVGRKVRYPAGGGTWEYGFWDAKARSYFTVNRCHTSTVIVNDRTQRSIDTRGGQKSVAELWATNLPGTKDSYYYDFC, encoded by the coding sequence ATGACCCCCAAAAAGCGCACTCGGCAGTTTGCAGCGCTGCTGATTGCCTCTGCTCTGAGCGTTTCCGTATCTAACTCAGCCGTTGCTTCCGCAGAAGAATTCCAAGACCACGGCGCCAAGGGAGGCTTTGCTTCCGGTGTGATGGCCGAGCTACTCGGCGAGGCAGCACCAGCCTTCACAACCTACTGGGCATCTGTCGGCCGGAAAGTTCGCTACCCTGCAGGTGGCGGTACCTGGGAGTACGGATTCTGGGACGCTAAGGCGCGTTCTTATTTCACCGTGAATCGGTGCCATACTTCGACTGTGATCGTCAACGACAGAACGCAACGAAGCATCGACACCCGCGGCGGCCAGAAGTCGGTCGCCGAGCTTTGGGCAACGAATTTGCCGGGCACTAAGGACAGCTACTACTACGACTTCTGCTAG